From the Brevibacillus choshinensis genome, one window contains:
- a CDS encoding GNAT family N-acetyltransferase, translating into MKLKYLIMPPQALAESQSTLVRFARQEGDRRITKHAIDWLTRLTPKKMSEQGTTVALAINGKRVIGMFAVSRCGLGHSFLVVDKRYRNRGIGKALTAHLCQRLPKLYVRVALDNEASLALFRGLGFEPVKASIGPTGKPTLWLAFGHWNPNDLQEHAG; encoded by the coding sequence ATGAAACTGAAATATTTGATCATGCCGCCACAAGCATTAGCTGAATCTCAATCGACATTGGTCCGGTTTGCTCGACAGGAAGGAGATCGCCGCATTACCAAGCATGCAATCGACTGGCTGACACGCCTCACGCCCAAAAAGATGTCGGAGCAAGGAACGACGGTGGCGCTAGCGATAAACGGAAAGCGTGTGATCGGCATGTTTGCGGTATCGCGCTGTGGTCTTGGACACTCCTTTTTGGTTGTCGACAAACGATATCGCAATCGCGGCATCGGCAAAGCGCTGACCGCTCACCTGTGTCAGCGGCTGCCCAAACTGTATGTGCGGGTTGCTCTAGACAATGAAGCCAGTCTGGCATTGTTTCGCGGGTTAGGATTTGAGCCTGTAAAAGCAAGCATCGGTCCTACAGGAAAACCAACGCTGTGGCTAGCCTTTGGGCACTGGAATCCGAACGATCTGCAGGAGCATGCCGGTTAA
- a CDS encoding YheC/YheD family endospore coat-associated protein, producing MQRKRSGWLTILPSGKWFLQLPRQALANRARKPLFASLGPFSHHKRLHTGLPNQQPGRIRTRINWKMVNNSLRLGPLIGIMTVGEGAAFVGNRDNFKDISLSGKKWGALVYVFTPQSINWETKKVRGYLYNDRQNIWQEAILPFPHVVYNRIPTRKAEQRPEVLNTISRINDLPNVTLFNRCFFDKQEQFQMLGKYPNVQAFLPVTKKLDTLARFRSFCTEHRFVYLKPVRGKAGEGIMRVEYKNDVWRLERLKDQKAVTRRFTNLDDVWKHIKGLVHQKKYIIQQGIKRARYQGKPFDVRALVQKDGNGEWSVTGIGIRRAGSQSITTHVPRGGSIHSLSSVLHSLFTDDPEKMETAIHQTCLTIARTLNEEIKDLAEMSMDLGLTEDGKLWFFEANAKPEKFDEPTIRHLSLSNLIHYAQYVSRLQSGRRVVAG from the coding sequence CGCTCCGGGTGGTTGACCATCCTCCCAAGCGGCAAATGGTTTCTGCAACTTCCACGGCAAGCATTGGCCAATCGTGCCCGTAAACCGTTATTCGCCAGCCTTGGACCTTTTTCTCACCATAAACGGTTGCACACCGGTCTGCCCAATCAGCAACCTGGTCGCATTCGCACCCGGATCAATTGGAAGATGGTCAACAACTCCCTGCGTCTCGGGCCATTAATCGGCATCATGACCGTCGGTGAAGGGGCAGCATTCGTGGGAAATCGGGATAATTTCAAGGATATCTCCCTCTCCGGAAAAAAATGGGGAGCTCTTGTGTACGTATTCACGCCGCAGAGCATCAATTGGGAGACAAAGAAAGTCCGCGGCTACCTATATAACGATCGCCAAAATATTTGGCAAGAAGCCATCCTCCCTTTTCCGCACGTCGTATACAACCGCATCCCCACCCGTAAGGCGGAGCAACGTCCGGAAGTGCTCAACACAATCTCCCGCATCAACGACTTGCCCAACGTCACTCTGTTTAATCGATGTTTCTTTGATAAACAAGAACAGTTTCAGATGCTAGGTAAATATCCAAACGTGCAAGCTTTTTTACCTGTGACGAAAAAACTTGACACGCTTGCTCGTTTTCGCAGTTTTTGTACGGAACATCGCTTTGTCTATCTAAAGCCTGTTCGAGGCAAAGCTGGTGAGGGAATCATGCGCGTGGAATACAAAAACGATGTGTGGCGACTAGAGCGTCTGAAAGATCAAAAAGCCGTCACACGCCGTTTTACCAATCTGGATGATGTATGGAAGCATATCAAGGGTCTGGTTCACCAAAAGAAATACATCATTCAGCAAGGAATCAAACGGGCACGTTATCAAGGAAAGCCGTTTGACGTGCGAGCGCTCGTACAAAAGGATGGAAATGGAGAGTGGAGCGTGACTGGAATCGGCATCCGCAGAGCGGGGTCTCAAAGTATCACCACCCATGTTCCCCGCGGTGGTTCCATCCATTCGTTGTCCAGCGTACTCCATTCTCTGTTCACTGATGATCCTGAGAAAATGGAGACGGCGATCCACCAGACATGTTTGACGATCGCTCGTACTCTCAATGAGGAAATCAAAGATTTGGCTGAAATGTCCATGGATCTGGGATTGACGGAAGACGGCAAGCTCTGGTTTTTTGAAGCCAATGCCAAACCGGAGAAATTCGACGAACCTACGATTCGCCACCTTTCTCTGTCCAATCTCATCCATTACGCACAGTATGTATCCCGCCTGCAAAGTGGGCGAAGAGTCGTAGCGGGGTAA